The DNA window AGTTTACAGACAAAAAATTGCATTGTGGCAATCCACAATGCAATGAGTTTGTGTCTACAGTGGTATAGGCTACAATGTTTTGCCCACGCTTTTTAGATTATAGTTAACCAAATCATTGGTCTGCATTACACTGCaaattagatcaatttttttaacgttgaaaaaaatttaggcattattaatgttttttccggtagaaaaaaaaatcatatgaattGACTCAATGTGACCTGATCAACTTGATGGATACAAAGAGAATTCAGATGACTagcaaaaatatagtttgactaaaaaaatcaagatatataattttaaaaaaatattgagataacatCATATTGGATCAACTCATGTCAACCCGGGTTACATGTCAACCCGGGTTACATGTTAAATTTGTAACCGGTTGACATGTTAAATTTGTAACCATGATTGTGAGACCATGATAGCtccacaaaaataaatcaaaactaattatgaagtctagtttttaattaactcaatgttaaaagatgaaattgaaaaaaaaatcaattaaaaaaacaaaaaacaacatgagTCAACCCGAGAATAACATGTCGAACTAGCAACTCAAGTCATGAAATTGGGATGACTGcatagaaataaaatcaaaataaatcatgaaattcaattattaaatcaacctatcgttgaaggatgaatttcaagaaaaaaactcaattaaaataaaggaCATAAAAGATGACCAAAGTCAATTCAGGTTAACACACCAAACCTGTGATCAGagtcatgagattaggataacctcaaaaaaccatatcaaaacaaataatgaagtcTCAttctcaattaataaaatactgatgaatgaaaatgaaaaacacatcaataaaaaacaaaaataaaaataatcgagTCAACTGGGTTAATATACTAAACTTGCAACCTAGTTCATAAGGTTAAAATGACttgatagaaaacaaatcaaaataaattatgaaatccaatTACAACAAAccaaaagttgaaagatgaaattaaaattttaaaaaaatatataggataAAAAACCGAAAACAAAgcaatattaaaatgaataatactTTGTAAAGTGGTGAAAGCAACAAATCTTTTAGTGTTAGTGTTAATAATCCAAATGCTTGTAGTTATGTGACTAGTTGTATGATGTGACAATTTAAAAGTATGTTTGTGATTGTAGTGTTGTGTGGTATGTTTGAAATAGGTTCAACTTTTTTATGGAAGTGTAATGTTAAATATTAAGCTTACCATAATTCTGAAAGAAGAATTTCCTTATTTTTCAAAGTTGCCAATTGTGAAATGGTTTTATTTGACTAAAATTTGAGAATACGAAGTAGTAACAATGATAAtttcaatgatttaaaaaaaaaaactaatatagaaattaagtttaattaattaatgtgacaggatttattacttatttttttaaaaatctgtAGGATCAtacaaaacattttcttttcggAACAAAGAGACTAATAACTCTATTCACATCACATTTTGACCTCCAAATACAAATCTACACAAACTCATTGATTGTAATTCCGCCACAAGTAATTACGCTGCGAGTCACAAATTAGGACACCAGGACTGCACATGAAGGTTTGCACCACGAAGGCCTGATCCTCCGTGGAACCCCTCAACTAGCAAAATTTGAGGTGGAATGCCATGAAATATAAAAGACAGGTTGATACAGCAAATTCTGCCACCCTCAGCTTTTTCTCTGGTTATTAGCCTTTTTGCCCCCCTTGGGACTCTTCCCTGAAGACGATTCCACTAATATTGGCAAGAAAGCTTCATCCTTGAGTTCATTCGATATACATAGCTGCTCCACCGTGTTTCCCGCTTCCAGGGACACCATCAAATCCCTAAGCTGCATGTCAATGgtaatatatcaattttaatctaAATTGCAGATCTATCTTTCCTTGTCTATAATAAGAATAGGATACAAGAGAtgtccaaaaaaattaatcacctGTTCTTCCAGGTCCTGAATTTTGTCGTCCTTTATTTTCAAAGCCATTTTCTCCCTGAAAAAAAGGTGATCCCACCAAAGTAGAGTTTGATTGGAATATAGGAATTCGAGATGTTTTCAATATGCATTTTTGGCGGCAAAAAAACACAGGAAATGGAGCAAGTATTGACTGAGGTGGGACTGTTGATggttttcaactttcctaaCCAATCCACATAGCATTTCATGTAAAACTAACACAGCCATCATTTCAAACATGGCCAACATAGAAAATGCAAAACTGAACTAATGTATagagaaaatttaaaacatggAAAACATCTAACTATTAATTCAATAGCAAGactataaaaactaattttaactTCCACATCACACATTTTGTAATAGAAACTTGGGTTAATACCATGCAATAATGCAAAGTCCAAACACAGGATGAAGGCTTTTGTTATAAACGAAACATACCTCTCTTCAATTTCCGATATCTTTGCCTTCCATATCTCCTGATTTTTCACTAAATTCTCATTGAGCtacaagaagagaaaagaaacgtGATAATTTGTAAACTTAGCATTAATACTTGGAATTGGAAATATATCACAAACAATGATACAGAGACATAACTACACCTCCTATCATCCTAACTAAACACGATCCGAAAAATTCTAAATAAGCCCAATTTCACAACAGAAACTGGGACTTACATCATCAAggaatttcttctcttttatacATCTATCCAGCTTGGCCTGAAACTTTTGTAGTTTTTGAGCAATAGCCTTCTTAACAGCTTTAGAAATTTCCCTTTCAGTTTCTTCTTCAACTTCTTCCAGCAAGGTcccaaaaaactatcaaaagaaGATATATTACTTCAGAGTACCGAAAAAAGTGAAGCATAATGTATAACAGACTAAAAAGCACAAGCCAAGGCAGACATGGCCACATCATaatgaaaattatgttgaatCTCCCACATAGGCTCAAAAGGTAACTCATTCAATCATGGAAAGTTGAAGAATGCACTTACAAGATTTTGGTTCTCAAGTTGGGTTGCAAGGAGTTCATTGTACTCGTTGACAATCtgtaataaatttaaataagattatttattaaaaaaaaatagaaaaaacaattacaacctTTTCTAAGTAACACAGTAAACATTACTGCTTCAACTTTGCTGTTCAAAAGAGCCTCACTAACTCCAGAGTCTGCACAGTCACAACCTCCACAACAATCATAAGCATGCACATTGGGGGAATTCAACTCAACTAACTTCCCGTCAGTTTTTGATTGAATCAGTCGGTGAACATAATTGTCACCAACATAATCCCACACACGTTGTGTGTCCAATTCAAGAGAATAGCAGTGTTGTGTTTCTTTCCAATGTTGTATGGCATGTCCTCCTTTATACCTGcaccaatattttttgttgaaagaaTGAGACTGAAGGATGTgcttaaaagaagaaaagaaaaaatcaatccagACAAGAGGAAATTGAAACTATTACCTGCCACAGCCGACAAAACCACATAAAACACAAATCCATAGATTCTCAGAAGTTTGACATACaatacaaattgatttttcaggTTGTTGCTGGCAATATCGGCAAACCTGAAAGTGACGTATAATAAATAACTTGTTAGCTAACTTTATAATAATCACAGAAGCAAATACAATAAACAACTGTAGCTACATAAGTCTATTGGCTAAACAAGTTAAAAATCCTAATCTAAAATTAGCATAAGCAAATGGATGTAGCAAAGCCAAAAGGGATTGAGACGGAAATTCTGCTTAAGCATTTCCTATAGAATCCATTTCATTCGAAAGCAAACatttattatatcaatttattttatgcaaattGGCATATcgtataattaatgaaaattaccaaactttttagaaataaaaacttttagaaCTAAGAGGATAATGAAGATTATAAGAGAATCAAATCAACAAGGGATTTTGAAACTAAAAGATGTGGATTAGAACTTTTTAGGAACCAAGATGGCTTGTTGAAAATTGTACAAACCAAGCAGATAGCCAGTGTAATTAGGATTTTAAGCTTCTAGAATCCAAAGTTTGCTGAAGTCTCAGCAAGAAATTTGAGAAACCAATGGCCAAAACTACCACTTCAACTATAGTATTGCCTAAGCACAACAACAAATACACCAGGCCCCTTAGTATCAGTTGAACTTCTTGATTGAGTAGGTGGTAAGTAACCAAATGAAGTTTCATTTAAGTTTTGATGAGCTCAGAAATATCACATCGTTATTTTCATAACTATTAAGTTTTCCCTAACCATTTACAACCCtttatttctcatatttttccaatttcattaaTTTGCGCATCACAAAGAATGACTAGTAACCTCTGCAATTGCCTCCAAATACAGTGCGCTTaaggaattgatttttattttttttaattttcagatcaaacatggcataatattttaagattttgaaaagtaacagctggattcttcagtgaaaaaaaaaaaattggagatgAAAATTTCAGGGCACTTGAATCATACGAACTATGTGGAAGGTTTGTGAATTCTTCTCTATTAAACTCGATAAGTGTAACAGGCAACAACTCGTACAAACAACAAATGCCAGGAAAACAACATCTACTCTAAAGATTACAATTTACAATATATGAGCAATATATGAAAGGAGAGCATGAAATTGAAACCTATCTTACTAATTAAACCATTAAACAATGCTATATGGCTCATCTGTAATTGATCTCTAAGAAATTTGATGATATGACATGCTACAATccataaaaacagaaaatatcaGGAAACCAGCTTTTACTCTGACAAATTACATTTGCATAAACAGTATAGAAAATGGGTAAGGATTTAGAACAACTTCTAGCCAAGGCATCAAAATATTTAGTGCATGCATGGATAGAGGAGCAGCAAAAGaccttatataatttattacaaGTCTaacttaaattcaacacatgaGATATCTCAACACACTGTATCCCAAGTACTTTTGAGGTACACTTAAAAAGCCCCAGAATACACACCAAATAGGAACAAGTTAGTTGCATCTCAAGTGACAAAACTGAAAGGATTTAAACCTACCACaggttaaattattttctcatcaTTCTACTTTCAAACTGGGTCCCAGACATTGCACA is part of the Populus trichocarpa isolate Nisqually-1 chromosome 7, P.trichocarpa_v4.1, whole genome shotgun sequence genome and encodes:
- the LOC7462582 gene encoding BRAP2 RING ZnF UBP domain-containing protein 2 isoform X3, with the translated sequence MFSTAMSSSSSTAAVSRASPEDHFWQLTAEESSSSLSKTLPFSSGNPRIEETRGVMHLFSNDAVSDLPVRRKPLVAVIGVPNHMTYADFCQFCASFIDHILEMRIVRLDGMEDQYSILIRFDTQDSTDKFYLHFNGRQYNSLEYSYRKKCARCFSQLMSSSLVTVVHSNTLSHLQQAQLNSLHVQFVLVCRYCQQQPEKSICIVCQTSENLWICVLCGFVGCGRYKGGHAIQHWKETQHCYSLELDTQRVWDYVGDNYVHRLIQSKTDGKLVELNSPNVHAYDCCGGCDCADSGVSEALLNSKVEAIVNEYNELLATQLENQNLFFGTLLEEVEEETEREISKAVKKAIAQKLQKFQAKLDRCIKEKKFLDDLNENLVKNQEIWKAKISEIEEREKMALKIKDDKIQDLEEQLRDLMVSLEAGNTVEQLCISNELKDEAFLPILVESSSGKSPKGGKKANNQRKS
- the LOC7462582 gene encoding BRAP2 RING ZnF UBP domain-containing protein 2 isoform X2 yields the protein MSSSSSTAAVSRASPEDHFWQLTAEESSSSLSKTLPFSSGNPRIEETRGVMHLFSNDAVSDLPVRRKPLVAVIGVPNHMTYADFCQFCASFIDHILEMRIVRLDGMEDQYSILIRFDTQDSTDKFYLHFNGRQYNSLEEEVCQVLFTVDVQFTGYSGSLEHSQPSTTSTAEQPSCPVCLERLDQDMGGILTTICNHSFHCSCISKWTDSSCPVCRYCQQQPEKSICIVCQTSENLWICVLCGFVGCGRYKGGHAIQHWKETQHCYSLELDTQRVWDYVGDNYVHRLIQSKTDGKLVELNSPNVHAYDCCGGCDCADSGVSEALLNSKVEAIVNEYNELLATQLENQNLFFGTLLEEVEEETEREISKAVKKAIAQKLQKFQAKLDRCIKEKKFLDDLNENLVKNQEIWKAKISEIEEREKMALKIKDDKIQDLEEQLRDLMVSLEAGNTVEQLCISNELKDEAFLPILVESSSGKSPKGGKKANNQRKS
- the LOC7462582 gene encoding BRAP2 RING ZnF UBP domain-containing protein 2 isoform X4; translation: MPFQISLRKPLVAVIGVPNHMTYADFCQFCASFIDHILEMRIVRLDGMEDQYSILIRFDTQDSTDKFYLHFNGRQYNSLEEEVCQVLFTVDVQFTGYSGSLEHSQPSTTSTAEQPSCPVCLERLDQDMGGILTTICNHSFHCSCISKWTDSSCPVCRYCQQQPEKSICIVCQTSENLWICVLCGFVGCGRYKGGHAIQHWKETQHCYSLELDTQRVWDYVGDNYVHRLIQSKTDGKLVELNSPNVHAYDCCGGCDCADSGVSEALLNSKVEAIVNEYNELLATQLENQNLFFGTLLEEVEEETEREISKAVKKAIAQKLQKFQAKLDRCIKEKKFLDDLNENLVKNQEIWKAKISEIEEREKMALKIKDDKIQDLEEQLRDLMVSLEAGNTVEQLCISNELKDEAFLPILVESSSGKSPKGGKKANNQRKS
- the LOC7462582 gene encoding BRAP2 RING ZnF UBP domain-containing protein 2 isoform X1 — translated: MFSTAMSSSSSTAAVSRASPEDHFWQLTAEESSSSLSKTLPFSSGNPRIEETRGVMHLFSNDAVSDLPVRRKPLVAVIGVPNHMTYADFCQFCASFIDHILEMRIVRLDGMEDQYSILIRFDTQDSTDKFYLHFNGRQYNSLEEEVCQVLFTVDVQFTGYSGSLEHSQPSTTSTAEQPSCPVCLERLDQDMGGILTTICNHSFHCSCISKWTDSSCPVCRYCQQQPEKSICIVCQTSENLWICVLCGFVGCGRYKGGHAIQHWKETQHCYSLELDTQRVWDYVGDNYVHRLIQSKTDGKLVELNSPNVHAYDCCGGCDCADSGVSEALLNSKVEAIVNEYNELLATQLENQNLFFGTLLEEVEEETEREISKAVKKAIAQKLQKFQAKLDRCIKEKKFLDDLNENLVKNQEIWKAKISEIEEREKMALKIKDDKIQDLEEQLRDLMVSLEAGNTVEQLCISNELKDEAFLPILVESSSGKSPKGGKKANNQRKS
- the LOC7462582 gene encoding BRAP2 RING ZnF UBP domain-containing protein 2 isoform X5, with translation MLISASFVLLLLTTFWRCELLDGMEDQYSILIRFDTQDSTDKFYLHFNGRQYNSLEEEVCQVLFTVDVQFTGYSGSLEHSQPSTTSTAEQPSCPVCLERLDQDMGGILTTICNHSFHCSCISKWTDSSCPVCRYCQQQPEKSICIVCQTSENLWICVLCGFVGCGRYKGGHAIQHWKETQHCYSLELDTQRVWDYVGDNYVHRLIQSKTDGKLVELNSPNVHAYDCCGGCDCADSGVSEALLNSKVEAIVNEYNELLATQLENQNLFFGTLLEEVEEETEREISKAVKKAIAQKLQKFQAKLDRCIKEKKFLDDLNENLVKNQEIWKAKISEIEEREKMALKIKDDKIQDLEEQLRDLMVSLEAGNTVEQLCISNELKDEAFLPILVESSSGKSPKGGKKANNQRKS